The Streptomyces tendae genome has a window encoding:
- a CDS encoding SMI1/KNR4 family protein → MSSLHDLTTWQPLLRLLHAAHADTLAAPGGHVSGQISPGAWSVPLPYRPPQPGHASLVSDNQDEFDAVGLITEALMKDGSDGVSFVVEASSTPGGLRLHLIEPSTSAEPGIATAHPGTLLLVDGALPEPVRRLPDPVPDAVPAASADVELLQRTLRERLPHAVGATEEEIAAAELRLGVPLPPELRALYQVVRGRHEDWDDLRDPYDIIGCELFPLGELYVADAASREVMWQFGAMEAVETGPEDSVQQLVGSPGWIVFGDNGGGDRIAVDLTPGPDGHVGQVIIIGHEGNVGAGLVADSLTDMVVHRHFGGRPVPRVERPPLVAHVNHVSVPGVEAAAHPGLEVLSIGVWKKEPLSLAPVLGLPRLRTLCAYEGTLADPCEISRLTHLEYLRLPPAEWRVLLDAGAVPAGLLAAGIEARRQDNPLRIIALADEILALHGRPPLTGSRCWRSRPLEGPTGGGRPGAYRISTAPGGTGPSPA, encoded by the coding sequence TTGTCCTCGCTCCATGACCTCACCACCTGGCAGCCCCTGCTGCGCCTACTGCACGCCGCGCACGCGGACACGCTCGCCGCGCCCGGCGGGCACGTGTCGGGGCAGATCAGCCCCGGTGCCTGGAGTGTTCCCCTCCCATACCGGCCCCCGCAGCCGGGGCATGCCTCACTGGTCTCGGACAACCAGGACGAGTTCGACGCCGTGGGCCTGATCACCGAGGCGCTCATGAAGGACGGGAGCGACGGGGTCTCCTTCGTCGTGGAGGCCTCCTCCACACCCGGAGGTCTCCGGCTGCACCTGATCGAACCGAGCACCTCCGCCGAGCCGGGCATCGCGACCGCCCACCCGGGCACGCTCCTGCTCGTGGACGGGGCACTGCCCGAGCCGGTGCGCCGCCTGCCCGATCCGGTACCGGACGCGGTGCCGGCCGCGTCCGCGGACGTGGAACTGCTGCAGCGCACTCTCCGTGAACGGCTCCCGCACGCGGTGGGCGCCACCGAGGAGGAGATCGCGGCGGCCGAGCTGCGTCTGGGCGTGCCGCTGCCGCCCGAACTGAGGGCTCTCTACCAGGTCGTCCGGGGCCGGCACGAGGACTGGGACGACCTCCGGGACCCGTACGACATCATCGGCTGCGAGCTGTTCCCCCTCGGCGAGCTGTACGTCGCCGACGCGGCGTCCCGGGAGGTGATGTGGCAGTTCGGCGCCATGGAGGCGGTCGAGACGGGCCCTGAGGATTCCGTGCAGCAGCTCGTCGGTTCGCCGGGCTGGATCGTCTTCGGTGACAACGGGGGCGGGGACCGTATCGCCGTCGACCTCACACCGGGGCCGGACGGGCATGTGGGACAGGTGATCATCATCGGCCACGAGGGCAACGTCGGTGCCGGGCTGGTCGCGGACTCCCTCACCGACATGGTCGTCCACCGTCACTTCGGCGGCAGGCCGGTGCCGAGGGTCGAACGGCCCCCGCTCGTCGCCCACGTCAATCATGTCTCCGTTCCCGGCGTCGAGGCCGCCGCCCACCCCGGTCTGGAGGTCCTCAGCATCGGGGTGTGGAAGAAGGAGCCCCTCAGCCTCGCCCCCGTGTTGGGCCTGCCGCGTCTGCGGACCCTCTGTGCGTACGAGGGGACTCTCGCCGATCCGTGCGAGATATCCCGTCTCACCCACCTCGAGTATCTGCGCCTCCCGCCCGCGGAGTGGCGCGTCCTCCTCGATGCGGGAGCGGTGCCCGCCGGGCTCCTCGCCGCGGGCATCGAGGCCCGTCGGCAGGACAACCCGCTGCGGATCATCGCCCTCGCCGACGAGATCCTCGCCCTCCACGGCCGGCCCCCGCTCACCGGGTCACGGTGCTGGAGGTCGCGGCCTCTTGAGGGCCCGACCGGTGGGGGACGGCCTGGGGCCTACAGGATCTCGACGGCGCCCGGCGGGACCGGGCCCTCACCCGCGTAG
- a CDS encoding PQQ-binding-like beta-propeller repeat protein, translating into MAERNSTTGDDTSGEPGFSSRRRLLRLAAGGLTLAALTAGTVGCDDGAVEAEDPGSAGGEQPKGDEKKPRDGATSGDGTAPKPLWTRTTSAETYGDNDELVVAGGVVLASGSPLVALDTATGRQKWSLPGGVVPGAPLLLGNDTLYLAGSRYDGTVTGYDPASGKETWRSRLGQGYRQPRPIAVDGTQVYVIAEILEDDGSSKTNVIAALDSTTGRIAWKEQRDLGTVQNGIHAAVRGRHLVYTDFRKNLTVRDTATGGQVWTRKTAKTNYGFFAVHEDLVVVPQGNVLQAFGLSDGTEKWSLKSSEFDPFKEPAVLEDVLYVADGARTLRAVDPRTGKILWRSTSLADAGLQVPRQYVKVGDTLFGATDLDTKGGIIAMDAKTGDVRWTFNDGSGDHHAWLAATDGERVFALHGTALHAIPV; encoded by the coding sequence ATGGCCGAGCGAAACAGCACAACGGGCGACGACACGTCGGGGGAGCCGGGGTTCTCCTCACGCCGGCGTCTGCTGCGGTTGGCCGCCGGAGGTCTCACACTGGCCGCCCTGACCGCCGGTACGGTCGGTTGCGACGACGGCGCGGTGGAGGCCGAGGACCCCGGAAGCGCCGGCGGCGAGCAGCCGAAGGGCGACGAGAAGAAGCCCCGCGACGGGGCCACGAGCGGGGACGGCACGGCACCGAAGCCGCTGTGGACGAGGACGACGTCCGCGGAGACGTACGGCGACAACGACGAACTCGTGGTCGCCGGCGGGGTGGTGCTCGCCAGCGGCAGCCCGCTGGTGGCCCTCGACACCGCGACCGGCAGGCAGAAGTGGTCCCTGCCGGGCGGCGTGGTCCCCGGCGCACCCCTGCTGCTCGGCAACGACACGCTGTACCTGGCCGGCAGTCGGTACGACGGCACCGTCACCGGATACGACCCCGCCTCGGGCAAGGAGACCTGGCGCAGCCGTCTGGGGCAGGGCTACCGGCAGCCGCGGCCCATCGCGGTGGACGGGACGCAGGTGTACGTCATCGCCGAGATCCTCGAGGACGACGGCTCGTCGAAGACGAACGTCATCGCGGCCCTCGACAGCACCACCGGCAGGATCGCCTGGAAGGAACAGCGCGACCTGGGCACCGTGCAGAACGGCATCCACGCCGCCGTCCGCGGCCGCCACCTCGTCTACACCGACTTCAGGAAGAACCTCACCGTCCGCGACACCGCCACCGGCGGCCAGGTGTGGACACGGAAGACGGCGAAGACGAACTACGGCTTCTTCGCCGTGCACGAGGACCTGGTCGTCGTCCCGCAAGGGAACGTCCTTCAGGCCTTCGGCCTCTCCGACGGCACGGAGAAGTGGAGCCTGAAATCCTCGGAGTTCGACCCCTTCAAGGAGCCGGCCGTGCTGGAGGACGTTCTCTACGTCGCCGACGGCGCACGGACGTTGCGGGCCGTCGACCCGCGAACGGGCAAGATCCTCTGGCGGTCGACGTCCCTCGCCGACGCGGGACTCCAGGTGCCGCGCCAGTACGTCAAGGTGGGGGACACCCTCTTCGGTGCCACGGACCTGGACACGAAGGGCGGCATCATCGCCATGGACGCGAAGACCGGTGACGTGCGCTGGACGTTCAACGACGGCAGCGGTGACCACCACGCATGGCTGGCGGCCACCGACGGCGAGCGCGTCTTCGCCCTCCACGGCACCGCACTGCACGCCATACCGGTGTGA
- the fusA gene encoding elongation factor G yields the protein MRTTDPLAVVRNLGILAHVDAGKTTVTERILYATGTTHKRGEVHDGTTVTDFDPQERDRGITIFSAAVSCSWNGHRINLIDTPGHVDFADEVERSLRVLDGAVAVFDAVAGVEPQSESVWRQADRHGVPRIAFVNKMDRAGADLDAAVASIRDRLHPVPLAVQLPVGAEDAFTGVVDLLGMRTLTWTDDGEARDPEPVPDALREEAQRRRRLLEEAVAELHPAALEEFCDTGALGTGTLTAALRDLTARGEAVVVLCGSAYRNRGVEPLLDAVLAYLPSPLDVPAVRGTHDGTEQERAADPEAPLAALAFKVNATATGRLTYLRVYSGTVEKGDTVRDATTGRTERVGRILRVRADRHARLDRAVAGDIVAVVGLKCARAGATLCSPDAPLVLEPPGVAEPVVSVAVEALRSTDTGRLTQALARLAEEDPSLVVRTDAETGQTVLSGMGELHLEVAVERLRSDHGLGVAVGRPRVSHRETVGRGVSGFVYRHVKQDGGAGQFAHVVLDVEPLDDAERGFEFRSTVIGGRVPQEYVRAVEAGCRDALTEGPLGGHPVTGLRVTLTDGSTHVKDSSDTAFRTAGRLGLRDALRACAMVLLEPVAEVTVTVPQDAVGSVLGDLAARRGRVGGSVTRAGAAVVTATVPLAELFGYATRLRSRTQGRGTFTSRPTGYAPAPAPATAR from the coding sequence ATGCGCACCACCGACCCACTCGCCGTCGTCCGCAACCTCGGCATCCTCGCCCACGTCGACGCCGGCAAGACCACCGTCACCGAGCGGATCCTCTACGCCACCGGCACCACCCACAAGCGCGGCGAGGTGCACGACGGCACCACCGTCACCGACTTCGACCCGCAGGAGCGCGACCGCGGCATCACCATCTTCTCCGCCGCCGTGAGCTGCTCCTGGAACGGTCACCGGATCAACCTCATCGACACCCCGGGCCACGTCGACTTCGCCGACGAGGTGGAGCGCTCCCTGCGCGTCCTCGACGGCGCCGTCGCCGTGTTCGACGCGGTCGCCGGCGTGGAGCCGCAGAGCGAGTCGGTGTGGCGGCAGGCGGACCGGCACGGCGTCCCGCGCATCGCGTTCGTCAACAAGATGGACCGGGCCGGCGCCGATCTCGACGCAGCCGTCGCCTCCATCCGGGACCGGCTGCACCCGGTGCCGCTGGCCGTACAGCTGCCGGTCGGGGCCGAGGACGCCTTCACCGGGGTCGTCGACCTGCTCGGCATGCGCACCCTGACCTGGACCGACGACGGCGAGGCCCGCGACCCGGAGCCGGTGCCGGACGCACTGCGCGAGGAGGCGCAGCGCAGGCGCCGACTGCTGGAGGAGGCCGTGGCGGAGCTGCACCCGGCCGCGCTGGAGGAGTTCTGCGACACGGGCGCGCTCGGCACCGGGACGCTCACGGCGGCCCTGCGGGACCTGACGGCCCGCGGTGAGGCCGTGGTCGTGCTGTGCGGCTCGGCCTACCGCAACCGCGGGGTCGAACCGCTGCTGGACGCCGTCCTCGCCTATCTGCCGTCACCGCTGGACGTGCCGGCGGTACGCGGCACGCACGACGGCACCGAGCAGGAGCGGGCCGCCGACCCGGAGGCGCCGCTGGCCGCGCTCGCGTTCAAGGTGAACGCGACCGCCACCGGACGGCTCACCTACCTGCGCGTCTATTCCGGCACCGTCGAAAAGGGGGACACCGTGCGGGACGCCACCACCGGCCGCACCGAGCGCGTCGGCCGCATCCTGCGCGTCCGGGCCGACCGGCACGCGCGGCTGGACCGTGCCGTCGCCGGTGACATCGTCGCCGTGGTCGGACTGAAGTGCGCCCGCGCCGGTGCCACGCTGTGCTCGCCGGACGCCCCGCTGGTGCTGGAGCCGCCCGGTGTCGCCGAACCCGTCGTCTCGGTCGCGGTCGAGGCGCTGCGGAGCACCGACACCGGCCGTCTGACGCAGGCGCTGGCCCGGCTCGCCGAGGAGGACCCCTCGCTGGTCGTGCGTACCGACGCCGAGACGGGACAGACGGTGCTGTCCGGCATGGGCGAACTGCACCTGGAGGTCGCGGTCGAGCGCCTGCGGAGCGACCACGGACTGGGTGTCGCCGTCGGCCGGCCCCGCGTCAGCCACCGGGAGACCGTGGGCCGCGGTGTGTCGGGGTTCGTGTACCGGCACGTCAAACAGGACGGCGGCGCGGGCCAGTTCGCGCACGTCGTGCTCGACGTCGAGCCGCTGGACGACGCGGAGCGTGGCTTCGAGTTCCGTTCGACGGTCATCGGCGGCCGGGTGCCGCAGGAGTACGTCCGCGCCGTCGAGGCCGGCTGCCGGGACGCGCTGACCGAGGGGCCGTTGGGCGGTCACCCGGTGACGGGTCTGCGGGTCACGCTCACCGACGGGTCGACGCACGTCAAGGACTCCTCGGACACCGCCTTCCGCACCGCGGGCCGGCTCGGACTGCGGGACGCCCTGCGGGCGTGCGCGATGGTGCTGCTGGAGCCGGTCGCCGAGGTCACGGTCACCGTTCCGCAGGACGCGGTGGGCTCCGTGCTCGGTGACCTGGCCGCGCGCCGCGGCCGGGTCGGCGGCTCGGTCACCCGCGCGGGCGCGGCGGTCGTCACCGCGACCGTGCCGCTGGCCGAACTCTTCGGCTACGCGACGCGGTTGCGCAGCCGCACCCAGGGCCGCGGCACCTTCACCAGCCGGCCCACCGGCTACGCGCCGGCGCCGGCGCCCGCCACCGCGCGGTAG
- a CDS encoding vWA domain-containing protein → MDAMSATVKDRLKKHFVNHVALVIDKSGSMRGHSEQLVRVVDEFVKGLAEESDRLGHETRISLYAFDHLVENLVWDMDVKHLPSMRGLYTVENGATALIQASVKALDDLGHIWEEYGEHSFLQVVVTDGEENASGADTTGARHDLLPDGRAVLDEWRGRIADKMNTLPDHWTSAIMVPNSLAKRTAQQYGFPTGNISIWDADSDQGVEEAIGAVKSAATRFLRDREQGVRGTRNLFAMGQDLSAADVKSSLQALGAGKYVLIPVDRPTSIRDFVTSAGHPYRTGCAFYELSKREKIQARKQIAVAEKDPATGRTTGKVFTGPAARQLLGLPSTEVTVTPGSNEAYTVFVQSTSVNRKLVSGTKLLVLL, encoded by the coding sequence ATGGACGCGATGAGCGCCACGGTGAAGGACCGGCTCAAGAAGCACTTCGTGAACCACGTCGCTCTCGTCATCGACAAGTCCGGTTCGATGCGAGGCCACTCCGAACAACTCGTGCGTGTGGTCGACGAGTTCGTGAAGGGGCTGGCGGAGGAGTCCGACCGGCTCGGCCACGAGACCCGGATCAGCCTCTACGCCTTCGACCACCTGGTGGAGAACCTGGTGTGGGACATGGATGTCAAGCACCTGCCGTCCATGCGGGGCCTGTACACCGTCGAGAACGGCGCGACGGCACTGATCCAGGCGTCGGTGAAGGCGCTCGACGACCTCGGTCACATCTGGGAGGAGTACGGCGAGCACAGCTTCCTCCAGGTCGTCGTCACCGACGGCGAGGAGAACGCCTCCGGCGCCGACACGACCGGCGCGCGCCACGACCTCCTGCCCGACGGCCGCGCCGTCCTGGACGAGTGGCGCGGCCGCATCGCGGACAAGATGAACACCCTGCCGGACCACTGGACCTCGGCCATCATGGTGCCGAACTCGCTGGCCAAGCGCACCGCCCAGCAGTACGGCTTCCCGACGGGCAACATCTCGATCTGGGACGCCGACTCCGACCAGGGTGTCGAGGAGGCCATCGGTGCCGTCAAGTCGGCCGCCACGAGGTTCCTGCGGGACCGCGAGCAGGGCGTGCGCGGCACCAGGAACCTGTTCGCGATGGGCCAGGACCTCAGCGCGGCGGACGTGAAGTCCAGCCTCCAGGCCCTGGGCGCCGGCAAGTACGTGCTGATCCCGGTGGACCGGCCGACGTCGATCCGCGACTTCGTCACCAGCGCCGGGCATCCGTACAGGACCGGCTGCGCCTTCTACGAGCTGTCCAAGCGGGAGAAGATCCAGGCCCGCAAGCAGATAGCGGTGGCGGAGAAGGACCCGGCCACCGGCCGCACGACCGGGAAGGTGTTCACCGGTCCCGCCGCCCGTCAGCTCCTCGGCCTGCCGTCGACGGAGGTCACGGTGACACCGGGGAGCAACGAGGCCTACACGGTGTTCGTCCAGTCGACCTCGGTCAACCGCAAGCTGGTCTCGGGGACCAAGCTGCTCGTCCTGCTGTAG
- a CDS encoding NucA/NucB deoxyribonuclease domain-containing protein — protein MSSRRTRRVLPVLALSLTLSLTAVGTANASEAPDRDASGSASPAVVPAPVDPAAPAATLQTAPFTAGESCASVLGGTHPAAPEAATACVSVKSGTTEAGTVPRTRATSAPAGRDAVAPAGSPTTHADEGTAGARSLAAAADDADDPAGDGLGTEFEPDADDPEPPAATCQVTNPGTWTWSRTGGMCLNGAEVTYKLLDSRGAEIGSGLIAVNSTLSTSYKSLDVTETITAKVIRVTGDVQSLTLRMQVGCGTGCTPVTKQPWYATTLGYDQEVTGKTKYRGDPFATGKTRVSFRTNYAMYVTMPGATPVDSSATWSSPAGGEIRCDAEQPRLRGCVIPTNDLPVLSYSRAHEKYGIVVPIYEEIMRRRGTDILHAVDLAQATVNRNATCTPFTNLYPSTRGADSCDEFPPASTKEGGQDGTLCAELTPQVVNNVWSAPATWANRPATGTETCLRLHITQRANSSAGGVLGSLRKYQRLVTDDPFRIEFTA, from the coding sequence ATGTCCTCACGACGTACCAGACGTGTACTGCCCGTCCTCGCGCTCTCCCTCACGCTGAGCCTCACGGCCGTCGGCACGGCGAACGCCAGCGAAGCCCCGGACCGCGACGCGTCCGGCTCCGCGAGTCCCGCCGTCGTCCCTGCTCCGGTCGATCCGGCGGCCCCCGCGGCGACCTTGCAGACCGCACCCTTCACCGCGGGGGAGTCCTGCGCCTCGGTTCTGGGCGGTACGCACCCGGCGGCGCCCGAGGCCGCCACGGCATGCGTGAGCGTGAAGAGCGGCACCACCGAAGCGGGCACCGTGCCCCGCACCCGGGCGACGTCCGCCCCGGCCGGGCGGGACGCCGTCGCCCCCGCGGGTTCCCCGACCACGCACGCCGACGAGGGCACCGCGGGCGCCCGGAGCCTGGCCGCCGCGGCGGACGACGCCGACGACCCGGCCGGCGACGGCCTCGGCACCGAGTTCGAACCCGACGCCGACGACCCCGAACCTCCGGCCGCCACCTGCCAGGTCACCAACCCCGGCACCTGGACGTGGAGCCGCACCGGCGGCATGTGCCTGAACGGCGCCGAGGTCACGTACAAGCTCCTCGACTCGAGGGGCGCGGAGATCGGGAGCGGCCTGATAGCCGTCAACTCGACCCTCAGCACGTCCTACAAATCCCTGGACGTCACCGAGACGATCACCGCCAAGGTGATCCGCGTCACCGGCGACGTGCAGAGTCTCACCCTGCGCATGCAGGTCGGCTGCGGCACCGGCTGCACGCCGGTGACCAAGCAGCCCTGGTACGCCACCACGCTGGGGTACGACCAGGAGGTCACCGGAAAGACCAAGTACCGCGGCGACCCCTTCGCCACGGGCAAGACCCGCGTCTCCTTCCGGACCAACTACGCGATGTACGTGACGATGCCGGGCGCCACTCCGGTCGACTCCAGTGCCACCTGGTCCAGCCCCGCGGGCGGGGAGATCCGCTGTGACGCCGAGCAGCCCCGGCTGCGCGGGTGCGTCATCCCCACGAACGACCTGCCCGTCCTCAGCTATTCGCGCGCGCACGAGAAGTACGGGATCGTCGTCCCGATCTACGAGGAGATCATGCGGCGCCGCGGTACCGACATCCTGCACGCCGTCGACCTGGCCCAGGCGACAGTCAACCGCAACGCCACCTGCACCCCGTTCACCAACCTGTACCCCAGCACCCGAGGAGCGGACAGCTGCGACGAGTTCCCGCCGGCCAGCACCAAGGAGGGCGGTCAGGACGGCACCCTCTGTGCCGAACTGACCCCGCAGGTCGTCAACAACGTGTGGTCCGCACCCGCGACCTGGGCCAACCGACCGGCCACCGGCACGGAGACCTGTCTGCGGCTGCACATAACCCAGCGCGCCAACAGCTCCGCCGGCGGTGTCCTCGGCTCCCTGCGCAAGTACCAGCGCCTGGTGACGGACGACCCGTTCCGCATCGAGTTCACCGCCTGA
- a CDS encoding MFS transporter — protein MPAPTTSPAPAPVNSRSRVLIASLIGTTIEFYDFYIYATAAVLVFPTLFFPSSDPTTALLSSFAVFGAAMVARPIGAVVFGHLGDRLGRKGTLVASLLTMGIATFLIGVLPTYAQAGWVATALLVLMRLAQGFALGGEWSGAALVATENAPKGKRALYGTFPQLGAPLGFIIGNGLFLAIGALLPSAAGADPSKPSEAFLNWGWRIPFLFSAVMVAIGLWVRMRLVEAPVFAKTREAGLVRKLPLATVFRNHWKQLVLGTFFMLATYVLFYLMTTFSLSYGRTAEDADVPGLGYDYTTFVLMMIFGVLFFAVFTLISGPLADRYGRRATLIAVTAGILVFGLVWVPLIGLGTVGVVLWLVFGFTLMGMTFGPMGALLPELFPTSVRYTGSGISYNVSSILGAAVAPFIAVALWETGDGSPWLVGVYLSSMALLTLVALVLGRETKDVGLDEGEAAETTAREEAAVTAAP, from the coding sequence ATGCCCGCACCAACCACCAGTCCGGCCCCGGCTCCCGTCAACTCGCGTTCGCGCGTACTCATCGCCAGCCTCATCGGCACGACGATCGAGTTCTACGACTTCTACATCTACGCGACCGCCGCCGTTCTGGTCTTCCCCACGCTCTTCTTCCCCAGCAGCGACCCCACCACCGCGCTGCTGTCGTCGTTCGCCGTGTTCGGTGCCGCGATGGTCGCCCGCCCGATCGGCGCGGTGGTCTTCGGACACCTCGGTGACCGGCTCGGGCGCAAGGGAACGCTCGTGGCGTCCCTCCTCACCATGGGCATCGCCACGTTCCTCATCGGTGTCCTGCCCACCTACGCGCAGGCCGGCTGGGTCGCGACCGCGCTGCTGGTGCTGATGCGGCTGGCGCAGGGCTTCGCGCTCGGCGGCGAGTGGAGCGGCGCGGCCCTGGTCGCCACCGAGAACGCCCCGAAGGGCAAGCGCGCCCTGTACGGCACGTTCCCGCAACTGGGCGCCCCGCTGGGGTTCATCATCGGCAACGGCCTGTTCCTCGCCATCGGCGCACTGCTGCCGTCCGCGGCCGGCGCCGACCCCTCCAAGCCGTCCGAGGCCTTCCTGAACTGGGGCTGGCGCATCCCGTTCCTGTTCTCCGCGGTGATGGTCGCGATCGGCCTGTGGGTGCGGATGCGCCTGGTCGAAGCGCCGGTGTTCGCCAAGACGCGCGAGGCGGGGCTGGTGCGCAAGCTGCCGCTGGCGACGGTCTTCCGCAACCACTGGAAGCAGCTGGTCCTCGGCACGTTCTTCATGCTGGCGACGTACGTGCTCTTCTACCTGATGACGACGTTCTCGCTGAGCTACGGCCGTACGGCGGAGGACGCCGACGTGCCGGGGCTGGGCTACGACTACACGACGTTCGTGCTGATGATGATCTTCGGTGTGCTGTTCTTCGCCGTGTTCACCCTGATCTCCGGCCCGCTCGCCGACCGGTACGGCCGGCGCGCCACGCTGATCGCGGTCACCGCCGGGATCCTGGTGTTCGGGCTGGTCTGGGTGCCGCTGATCGGCCTGGGCACGGTGGGCGTGGTGCTGTGGCTGGTGTTCGGCTTCACGCTGATGGGCATGACCTTCGGCCCGATGGGCGCGCTGCTGCCGGAACTGTTCCCGACGAGCGTGCGCTACACGGGCTCCGGCATCTCCTACAACGTCAGCTCGATCCTCGGCGCGGCCGTCGCCCCCTTCATAGCGGTGGCCCTGTGGGAGACCGGCGACGGCTCGCCCTGGCTGGTCGGCGTCTACCTGTCCTCGATGGCGCTGCTGACGCTGGTGGCGCTGGTGCTCGGACGGGAGACGAAGGACGTGGGTCTGGACGAGGGCGAGGCGGCCGAGACAACGGCCCGTGAGGAGGCCGCTGTTACCGCGGCTCCCTGA
- a CDS encoding DNA/RNA non-specific endonuclease, with product MHGIRRGRVPRRRARSTALTFLTALALVLPTAATSRAAEPPATVKAPTTTKSPAPGAKTTQTSGFAAGSGEECAATAPGSKERRAGAVESCVTVTPAPVTAPATARTRTGPASSLAAAPVGSCDITSPGTYSYGRFSYCVTGIHVTYILRDTNGAELGRGVLQVSTSATLSAQATTWSEQVDVTMISGSPAVPALDAKFRASCTAGCRATTTAPWYKSDIVVGGNLSGAVKYSSSPAAGTAVSFTTGYKMYVTSPGATAVDPNASWDNPRTIRCDDAVGGSSLAGCAVPSVLPELSMKATASDAGGAVASYAWAQKNLSGAWGKKGSPLTRSTSGVANRTAATCGGFTAEPELVDADSCADFPFGEAKEGGAPGDKCVQVIPNLGNGEWDTYVLNDAHVLDPASPCVQAHVTPAEKQFADAQLADGFRDQRVIDADQFELTFSLPDTGPHADCLNDPTPGDSLPNGDGWFSMAKEPVPLVNKSDPAGGSGFRTTRALACIGLNIKEGTDTSNPVTGMKDAVEYAKANNLPYDQARCHLVPKVLGGKGTSKRTRFNLVPCWQVGMNTGSPSMRTYEKMAEDLVKGNDPRRVLGTSDAIFYQVTPVYKDANSTIPVGVTMSATIQRANGSSEELFPSVYVTNTYANTGLYNLGN from the coding sequence ATGCACGGAATACGCCGAGGGCGCGTCCCCCGAAGACGCGCCCGCTCGACGGCCCTGACCTTCCTCACCGCCCTGGCCCTCGTCCTTCCCACGGCCGCGACGAGCCGGGCGGCCGAGCCGCCGGCGACGGTGAAGGCCCCGACCACCACCAAGTCCCCCGCGCCCGGCGCGAAGACCACCCAAACCAGTGGGTTCGCGGCCGGCTCCGGTGAGGAGTGCGCCGCCACCGCGCCCGGCTCCAAGGAACGCCGCGCGGGTGCCGTCGAGTCCTGCGTGACGGTCACCCCCGCCCCCGTCACCGCCCCCGCGACGGCGAGGACCCGCACCGGTCCCGCCTCCTCCCTCGCGGCCGCCCCGGTGGGCAGCTGCGACATCACCAGCCCCGGCACCTACAGCTACGGGCGCTTCTCGTACTGCGTGACCGGCATCCACGTCACCTACATCCTCCGCGACACCAACGGCGCGGAACTGGGCCGCGGCGTCCTGCAGGTCTCCACCAGCGCCACGCTGTCCGCCCAGGCCACGACCTGGAGCGAGCAGGTCGACGTCACCATGATCAGTGGCAGCCCCGCGGTGCCGGCCCTCGACGCCAAGTTCCGTGCCTCATGCACAGCCGGCTGCAGGGCCACCACGACAGCCCCGTGGTACAAGAGCGACATCGTCGTCGGCGGGAACCTGAGCGGAGCCGTCAAGTACAGCTCGTCCCCGGCGGCGGGTACCGCCGTGTCGTTCACCACGGGATACAAGATGTACGTGACGTCCCCCGGCGCCACCGCCGTGGACCCGAACGCCTCGTGGGACAACCCGCGCACCATCCGCTGCGACGACGCGGTCGGGGGCAGCTCGTTGGCGGGCTGCGCGGTTCCGTCGGTCCTGCCCGAGCTGTCGATGAAGGCGACGGCCTCGGACGCGGGTGGCGCCGTCGCCTCCTACGCGTGGGCCCAGAAGAACCTCAGCGGAGCCTGGGGGAAGAAGGGCAGCCCGCTGACCCGGTCGACGAGCGGCGTGGCCAACCGGACCGCCGCCACCTGCGGCGGCTTCACGGCCGAGCCGGAACTCGTCGACGCCGACTCCTGCGCCGACTTCCCCTTCGGGGAGGCGAAGGAGGGCGGTGCCCCGGGCGACAAGTGCGTCCAGGTGATCCCCAACCTCGGCAACGGCGAATGGGACACCTACGTCCTGAACGACGCCCACGTCCTGGACCCGGCCTCACCGTGCGTGCAGGCCCATGTCACGCCCGCTGAGAAGCAGTTCGCCGACGCCCAGCTCGCGGACGGTTTCAGGGACCAGCGGGTGATCGACGCCGACCAGTTCGAGCTGACGTTCTCGTTGCCGGACACCGGCCCGCATGCCGACTGCCTGAACGACCCGACGCCGGGCGACTCGCTGCCCAACGGCGACGGCTGGTTCTCCATGGCCAAAGAGCCGGTTCCCCTTGTCAACAAGAGTGACCCGGCGGGCGGCAGCGGATTCAGGACGACCCGGGCGCTGGCATGCATCGGGCTCAACATCAAGGAGGGTACCGACACCAGCAACCCCGTCACCGGCATGAAGGACGCGGTGGAGTATGCGAAGGCGAACAATCTCCCCTACGACCAGGCCCGGTGTCATCTCGTCCCGAAGGTCCTCGGCGGGAAGGGCACGAGCAAGCGCACCCGGTTCAACCTCGTCCCTTGCTGGCAGGTCGGGATGAACACGGGCTCGCCCAGCATGCGAACCTACGAAAAGATGGCGGAGGACCTGGTCAAGGGCAACGATCCCCGTCGGGTTCTCGGAACGAGCGACGCGATCTTCTACCAGGTGACTCCCGTCTACAAGGACGCGAACAGCACCATCCCGGTGGGCGTCACGATGAGCGCTACCATCCAGCGGGCGAACGGGTCGAGCGAGGAACTGTTCCCCAGCGTCTACGTCACCAACACCTACGCGAACACCGGGTTGTACAACCTCGGTAACTGA